The Apodemus sylvaticus chromosome 22, mApoSyl1.1, whole genome shotgun sequence genome includes a region encoding these proteins:
- the LOC127672714 gene encoding olfactory receptor 7A17-like: MDVKNYTKISQFLLLGISEDPRMQPVLFGLFLAMYLVTVLGNLLIILLTISDSHLHTPMYFFLSNLSLVDICFSSTTIPKMLVNLQSHCKLIMYKNCITQMLSFIFFSGLDIFLLTIMAYDRYVAICKPLHYTIVMNPRLCVLMVLVSWTVNILHVSSQGFMVLQLSFCAELKIYHFFCELNQILQLVCSDNFLKVLVMYLLPVLLAAGSLIAILCSYSEILSCIRAISSAQGKYKAFSTCASHLSVVSLFYCTGIGLYMSSVATENSQSTARASVLYSVVTPMLNPFIYCLRNKDIKNAVKKVLA; this comes from the coding sequence ATGGATGTAAAGAATTACACAAAAATTTCACAatttcttcttctgggaatttCAGAGGACCCAAGAATGCAGCCTGTCCTCTTTGGACTGTTCCTGGCCATGTACCTAGTTACAGTGCTTGGGAACTTGCTCATCatcttgcttacaatttcagactctcacctgcacacacccatgtatttCTTCCTCTCCAACTTATCACTTGTGGACATCTGTTTCTCATCCACCACTATACCAAAGATGCTAGTGAACCTTCAATCACATTGTAAGCTCATAATGTATAAAAACTGCATCACCCAAATGCTTTCCTTCATATTCTTTTCAGGATTGGACATCTTTTTACTTACCATAATGGCTTATGACCGATATGTTGCCATTTGTAAGCCCTTGCATTACACAATTGTCATGAATCCCAGACTCTGTGTGCTAATGGTTCTGGTATCCTGGACAGTCAATATCCTGCATGTCTCATCACAAGGCTTCATGGTTTTACAGTTGTCCTTCTGTGCAGAATTAAAAATTTATCACTTTTTCTGTGAGCTTAATCAGATATTACAACTTGTCTGTTCAGACAACTTCCTTAAGGTTCTTGTCATGTATCTGTTACCTGTGTTGTTGGCAGCTGGGTCCCTCATTGCTATTCTCTGTTCTTACTCTGAGATACTTTCCTGCATACGTGCCATCTCATCAGCTCAAGGGAAGTATAAAGCATTTTCCACCTGTGCATCTCACCTCTCAGTTGTCTCTTTATTTTATTGCACAGGAATAGGTCTATACATGAGTTCTGTTGCAACAGAAAACTCACAGTCAACTGCAAGAGCCTCAGTTTTGTATAGTGTGGTTACTCCTATGCTGAACCCATTCATCTACTGTCTAAGgaataaagatataaaaaatgCTGTGAAAAAGGTTTTGGCATAG